The following coding sequences lie in one Synechococcus sp. PCC 7336 genomic window:
- a CDS encoding pentapeptide repeat-containing protein — MDSPTDRNQLLAQYKAGQRDFSRIALSQVDLSHIDVSEADFSGSDLTHANFTAAILNNVSLRGACLDRALLDEASLPEADLQGAELACTQLEGADLAGANLSRTNASGANLAASSLCGANLGQVSLVEANLTDADLARANLEQANLAQANLSGANLVGVKLDQSCLEGALYSEATRFPEHFDPVAAGMQPIDQRSELADRAIEQYRLGQRDFNRIDLSRAQLRGVDLSEADLSGADLTKTNLTSANLSQVLFRGASLNDAILTEANLTRADLRGAELENAQLANANLAGVNLARAELSAANLAGAQLQRANLEQACLAGADFAGADLSDANLAQTNLNRVNFERANLCGADLQGTNLILARLAGAIYSPDTRFPLLFEPSVRGMQVSGDRRLSETIPVEANGSQSVQARSQSSRSQHTAALAPTLNGGSAHLLAKVNPSNISRREHQTVSIPIAEPVPSMLNLAFSIDTSTLMALLAGESWEEASTETVKLLLACCRQERSKLDERAIATIPEEAIQTIDRLWSKMSRGKFGFAAQLAVLDELRARNPFDGFETLCNLFLARVRWKLVSYRTSYVAKVERGDGWVKGQFPVYFKHFVTKKSFGFAYAIDYEALNRFWARLKHCLSETEP; from the coding sequence ATGGATAGTCCCACCGATCGCAATCAGTTGCTCGCACAATACAAAGCCGGACAGCGAGACTTTAGCCGCATTGCCCTCAGTCAAGTCGATCTCAGCCACATTGATGTGAGCGAAGCCGACTTCAGCGGCTCTGACTTAACCCATGCCAACTTCACCGCTGCCATTCTGAACAACGTTAGCTTGCGGGGTGCTTGTCTAGACCGCGCCCTGCTAGACGAGGCGAGTCTGCCCGAGGCCGATCTGCAGGGGGCCGAGTTGGCATGCACCCAGCTTGAAGGGGCCGATCTGGCCGGTGCCAACTTGAGTAGAACGAATGCGAGCGGGGCCAATCTCGCGGCCAGCAGCCTGTGCGGGGCCAATCTGGGACAAGTGTCTTTGGTCGAGGCCAACCTGACCGACGCCGATCTGGCCCGCGCCAACCTAGAGCAAGCCAATCTCGCGCAGGCCAACCTCAGTGGGGCCAATTTAGTCGGGGTCAAGCTGGACCAGTCCTGCCTGGAGGGGGCACTCTATAGCGAAGCCACCCGCTTCCCCGAACACTTCGATCCGGTGGCAGCGGGAATGCAACCCATTGACCAACGTTCGGAATTGGCCGATCGGGCGATCGAGCAATACCGATTGGGTCAGCGAGATTTTAACCGCATCGACCTCAGTCGGGCTCAACTGCGGGGGGTTGACTTGAGCGAAGCAGATTTGAGCGGTGCCGATCTGACAAAGACGAACCTTACTTCTGCCAACCTCAGTCAAGTCCTGTTCAGAGGGGCCAGCCTCAACGATGCCATTCTCACAGAGGCAAATTTGACTCGAGCGGATCTGCGGGGGGCAGAGTTAGAAAATGCCCAGCTCGCGAACGCCAACCTTGCAGGCGTCAACTTGGCTAGAGCAGAATTAAGTGCCGCCAATCTAGCGGGTGCCCAATTGCAGAGGGCAAATCTAGAGCAAGCCTGCTTGGCGGGGGCCGATTTTGCGGGGGCCGATCTCAGCGATGCCAATCTCGCCCAAACCAACCTGAACCGAGTCAATTTCGAACGAGCCAATTTGTGCGGTGCCGATCTGCAGGGTACGAACCTCATTCTTGCCCGACTCGCAGGGGCTATTTACAGCCCAGACACGCGCTTTCCCCTGTTGTTCGAACCGTCAGTCAGAGGGATGCAAGTCTCGGGCGATCGCCGTTTGTCCGAAACCATTCCGGTCGAGGCGAATGGATCTCAGTCCGTACAAGCGCGATCGCAGAGTTCTCGATCGCAGCACACTGCTGCCCTCGCACCGACCCTCAACGGCGGCAGCGCGCACTTACTCGCCAAAGTCAATCCCTCCAATATTTCCAGGCGGGAGCATCAAACGGTTTCCATCCCGATCGCCGAACCTGTCCCGTCGATGTTGAACTTGGCCTTTAGTATTGATACCTCGACGTTAATGGCTCTACTGGCTGGAGAATCTTGGGAAGAGGCCAGTACCGAGACTGTCAAGTTGTTACTGGCCTGTTGCCGACAGGAACGCAGCAAATTGGACGAGCGGGCGATCGCCACCATCCCCGAGGAAGCCATTCAAACGATCGATCGCTTGTGGAGCAAGATGTCGCGGGGCAAATTTGGGTTCGCAGCTCAACTGGCAGTGCTGGACGAGTTAAGGGCTCGAAACCCCTTTGACGGATTTGAAACCCTCTGCAATCTATTTTTGGCACGAGTTCGCTGGAAACTGGTGAGCTATAGAACTTCGTATGTGGCTAAAGTCGAACGTGGCGACGGCTGGGTCAAGGGTCAATTCCCCGTCTACTTCAAACACTTCGTCACTAAAAAGTCGTTTGGGTTTGCTTATGCGATCGACTACGAGGCGCTCAACCGGTTTTGGGCGCGTCTCAAACACTGTCTATCCGAGACAGAGCCGTAG